A window of the Pirellulales bacterium genome harbors these coding sequences:
- a CDS encoding sugar phosphate isomerase/epimerase, whose amino-acid sequence MSQPLPRRAVLKAAGVAAAAATGGLEIASLGKSLMAADPAAPLFRISLAEWSLHKTLFGHKLDHLDFVKVAREDYGIEAVEYVNQFFKTKAKDQSYLTDMKTRADDLGVKSLLIMIDGEGALGDSDEKKRLKAVENHHKWVEAAKFLGCHSIRVNAHSEGSFDEQQKLAADGLRRLSEFAAPHGLNVLVENHGGLSSNGKWLAGVMKLVGLPNCGTLPDFGNFRLSKDEEYDRYQGVAELMPLAKAVSAKSHDFDADGNETHTDYKKMMQIVLDAGYHGYVGIEYEGSKAPEPEGIKLTKALLERVRTELAG is encoded by the coding sequence ATGTCACAACCACTTCCCCGCCGCGCGGTGCTCAAGGCGGCTGGCGTCGCCGCCGCTGCCGCTACCGGCGGACTGGAAATCGCCTCCCTAGGAAAATCGCTCATGGCCGCCGATCCCGCCGCGCCGCTGTTCAGAATCTCGCTGGCCGAGTGGTCGCTGCACAAGACGCTGTTTGGCCATAAGCTCGACCATCTCGATTTCGTCAAGGTCGCGCGCGAAGACTACGGCATCGAGGCGGTCGAGTACGTCAATCAGTTCTTCAAGACCAAGGCCAAAGATCAGTCGTATCTGACCGACATGAAGACCCGCGCCGACGACCTCGGCGTCAAGAGCCTGCTCATCATGATCGATGGCGAAGGCGCCCTCGGCGACAGCGACGAGAAGAAGCGACTCAAGGCGGTCGAAAACCATCACAAGTGGGTCGAGGCGGCCAAATTCCTCGGTTGCCACTCCATCCGCGTCAACGCCCATAGCGAAGGGAGCTTCGACGAGCAGCAAAAGCTTGCCGCCGATGGCCTACGACGTCTCTCGGAGTTCGCCGCCCCCCATGGCCTCAACGTGCTGGTGGAAAATCACGGCGGCCTGTCCTCCAACGGCAAATGGCTGGCCGGGGTCATGAAGCTGGTCGGCCTGCCCAACTGCGGCACCTTGCCCGACTTTGGCAACTTCCGCCTCAGCAAAGACGAGGAGTACGACCGCTACCAAGGCGTGGCCGAACTCATGCCGCTGGCCAAGGCGGTCAGCGCCAAGAGCCACGACTTCGACGCCGACGGCAACGAAACCCACACCGACTATAAGAAGATGATGCAGATCGTCCTCGACGCCGGGTACCACGGCTACGTCGGCATCGAGTACGAG
- a CDS encoding PSD1 and planctomycete cytochrome C domain-containing protein, translated as MKIVLGWIVLIAAGAGLAAAQGEEPAAVAPDHAERMAAGQELFKSQVRGLLVQHCLDCHGGKKVEGDFNLSTREGLLKGGASGEPGVADKAADSWVMSLIRHAEEPAMPFEQDQLPDTAIDAIGRWIDLGAPYDKPLVEGEGALQGSAVVTAEDRQHWSFLPLATVTPPEVAGWHRNVVDRFVLAKLEEEALRPNPIANRRTLIRRASLDLIGLPPSAEEVEAFVADRDPAAYEKLIDRLLASGHYGERWGRHWLDLARFAESHGYEQDYDRPHAYHYRDFVIRALNDDMAYDRFVRLQIAGDELEPDNPQALLATGFLGAGTHATQITANQVEKERYDELDDMVNTTGTAFLGLTIGCARCHDHKFDPIPTSDYYHLLATFTTTVRSEIELDLEPERTRQAQAEFDAQHAPLVAARAKYEADVLPGLLDAWLARGVAPARPTWMIVAPSALTSKGGATFTRQADGSYLASGTNSDTDEYRLEFSAALGPVTAIRIEALADGSLPKSGPGRADNGNFGLCDARLTIVPADASATATAVKLTRPRADFEQAGLPVAAAIDDDPKSCWAVDPEFGKNHVAAFDLEAPVTPASGERLALTLKFEANQRHSIGRLRVAISSAASSPAFGAESGTLAETVEIERIVTLPAAQRSAEDRQRLLTWFGPTDAEWRRLNEIVETHARLAPRPTLAKVMITSEGLPAIRFHTQGADFFEETYLLKRGDLSQKQGVATPAFLQVLTTAPDAERHWQVAPPAGARTAHRRAALARWITDTEQGAGALAARVMANRLWQHHFGRGIAATPSDFGKQGERPTHPELLEWLAGELVRGGWRLKPLHKLMMTSAAYMQTVASDDARAAIDPENRLLWRRNRQRLEAEALRDAMLAASGRLDTTMFGPGTLDEAQRRRSIYFFVKRSQLIPTMTLFDAPEALTPIAVRSATTVAPQALALLNNEHLAQCGASLAETLDQNYPSDWIALIDAAFLRTLGRPATADEQGDAVKFLEAQQASYRATGHTNPRRMATADFCQALFCSNEFIYVE; from the coding sequence ATGAAGATTGTCCTGGGATGGATCGTGTTAATTGCCGCCGGCGCTGGTCTGGCAGCGGCGCAGGGAGAGGAACCGGCGGCGGTCGCGCCCGATCATGCCGAGCGGATGGCGGCGGGGCAAGAGCTTTTCAAGTCGCAGGTGCGGGGGCTATTGGTCCAGCATTGTCTCGACTGCCACGGCGGCAAGAAGGTGGAGGGGGACTTTAACCTTTCCACGCGCGAAGGGCTATTAAAAGGAGGTGCGTCTGGCGAGCCAGGGGTGGCGGACAAGGCGGCCGATAGTTGGGTGATGTCGCTCATCCGGCATGCGGAAGAGCCCGCCATGCCGTTTGAGCAGGACCAACTTCCTGACACGGCGATCGACGCCATTGGTCGTTGGATCGACTTGGGCGCGCCGTACGATAAACCGCTGGTCGAAGGGGAAGGAGCGCTGCAGGGGAGCGCCGTAGTCACCGCCGAAGACCGCCAGCATTGGTCGTTCTTGCCACTGGCGACGGTGACGCCGCCGGAGGTGGCGGGCTGGCATCGCAACGTGGTCGATCGTTTTGTGCTGGCCAAGCTGGAAGAGGAGGCGCTGCGGCCCAACCCGATCGCCAATCGCCGCACGCTGATCCGCCGCGCGTCGCTCGACTTGATCGGCTTGCCGCCGAGCGCGGAAGAAGTCGAGGCGTTTGTGGCCGATCGCGATCCGGCGGCCTACGAGAAGTTGATCGACCGACTGCTCGCCAGCGGACACTATGGCGAGCGATGGGGGCGGCACTGGCTCGACTTGGCGCGGTTCGCGGAGAGCCACGGCTACGAGCAGGATTATGATCGGCCGCACGCGTATCACTATCGCGACTTTGTGATTCGCGCTTTGAACGACGACATGGCGTACGACCGCTTTGTGCGGTTGCAGATCGCGGGCGACGAGTTGGAGCCGGACAATCCTCAGGCGCTGTTGGCCACGGGCTTTTTGGGCGCTGGCACCCATGCCACGCAGATCACCGCCAACCAGGTGGAGAAGGAACGCTACGACGAACTGGACGACATGGTGAACACCACCGGCACGGCCTTTCTGGGGCTGACGATTGGCTGCGCTCGGTGTCACGATCACAAGTTCGATCCGATCCCGACCAGCGACTACTACCACCTGCTGGCGACGTTCACCACCACGGTGCGCAGCGAGATTGAGTTGGATCTGGAACCCGAACGCACGCGGCAGGCGCAGGCCGAGTTCGACGCGCAGCACGCGCCGCTGGTGGCCGCGCGCGCAAAGTACGAAGCCGATGTGTTGCCGGGGTTGCTCGACGCCTGGCTGGCGCGCGGTGTGGCGCCGGCGCGGCCGACCTGGATGATCGTGGCGCCGAGCGCGCTAACGTCAAAAGGAGGGGCGACCTTCACCAGGCAGGCCGACGGCTCGTACCTGGCCTCGGGGACGAACAGCGACACGGATGAATACCGGTTGGAGTTCTCCGCGGCGCTGGGACCGGTGACGGCGATCCGCATCGAGGCGCTGGCCGACGGATCGCTGCCAAAATCGGGGCCGGGCAGGGCCGACAACGGCAACTTTGGATTGTGCGACGCGCGGCTGACCATCGTGCCGGCGGACGCCAGCGCAACGGCGACCGCGGTCAAGCTGACGCGGCCGCGCGCCGACTTTGAACAGGCGGGCTTGCCAGTCGCCGCCGCGATCGACGACGACCCCAAATCTTGCTGGGCGGTAGATCCTGAGTTTGGCAAAAACCATGTGGCGGCGTTCGATCTGGAAGCGCCGGTCACGCCTGCCAGCGGCGAGCGCTTGGCGCTAACGCTCAAGTTCGAGGCGAATCAGCGGCACAGCATCGGGCGGCTGCGCGTGGCAATCAGCAGCGCGGCGAGTTCGCCCGCCTTTGGCGCCGAGTCGGGCACACTGGCCGAGACGGTTGAGATCGAACGCATTGTGACGCTGCCGGCGGCGCAGCGCAGCGCGGAGGATCGCCAGCGTTTGCTTACTTGGTTTGGGCCGACCGATGCGGAATGGCGGCGACTCAACGAGATCGTCGAGACGCACGCGCGGCTGGCGCCGCGACCGACGCTGGCCAAGGTGATGATCACCAGCGAGGGCTTGCCGGCGATTCGCTTTCACACGCAAGGGGCGGACTTCTTTGAAGAAACGTACCTGCTCAAGCGCGGCGACCTGAGCCAGAAGCAAGGGGTGGCGACGCCGGCGTTTTTGCAGGTGCTGACCACCGCGCCCGACGCGGAGCGGCATTGGCAAGTCGCGCCGCCGGCGGGCGCGCGCACGGCGCATCGGCGGGCGGCCTTGGCGCGATGGATCACCGACACCGAGCAGGGCGCCGGCGCGCTGGCGGCGCGGGTGATGGCCAATCGACTGTGGCAGCACCATTTTGGCCGCGGCATCGCGGCCACGCCGAGCGACTTTGGAAAACAAGGCGAGCGGCCGACGCATCCGGAATTGCTGGAATGGCTGGCGGGCGAACTGGTGCGCGGCGGTTGGCGGCTGAAGCCGCTGCACAAGCTCATGATGACCAGCGCCGCCTACATGCAGACCGTGGCAAGCGACGACGCGCGCGCGGCGATCGACCCGGAGAATCGGCTACTCTGGCGGCGCAATCGGCAGCGGCTGGAGGCCGAAGCGCTCCGCGACGCGATGCTGGCCGCCAGCGGGCGATTGGACACGACGATGTTTGGCCCGGGCACGCTCGACGAGGCGCAGCGGCGGCGGAGCATTTACTTCTTTGTGAAGCGCAGCCAATTGATTCCGACGATGACGCTGTTCGACGCGCCGGAGGCGCTGACGCCGATCGCCGTGCGGAGCGCGACCACCGTGGCGCCGCAAGCCTTGGCGCTACTGAACAACGAACACCTGGCGCAGTGCGGAGCGTCGCTGGCCGAGACGCTCGACCAAAATTATCCCAGCGACTGGATCGCGCTCATCGACGCCGCGTTTCTGCGGACCTTGGGGCGACCCGCCACGGCGGACGAGCAGGGGGACGCGGTCAAGTTTCTGGAGGCGCAGCAAGCGAGTTACCGCGCGACGGGACATACCAACCCGCGGCGGATGGCCACGGCCGATTTTTGCCAAGCGCTATTTTGTTCCAATGAGTTTATCTATGTCGAATGA